A region of the Excalfactoria chinensis isolate bCotChi1 unplaced genomic scaffold, bCotChi1.hap2 Scaffold_85, whole genome shotgun sequence genome:
GCTGCACCCCTCCGTCCCCCATCGTTGGTGCCACATTTGGTCCAAAGTACCAGAAGAATTCTGCTCCATCACACCCCCATATTTGTCATGAAGTTGCTTGAAAGGATTCaagtcaaaaacaaaagcagacacaaaCCAAACTCAAGAGCTGGCAGAACTCCTGGATCCGTTAGAAAAGCATCAACCTGGGGTATCCAACcacaaagaaaaggtttttattgtgtttttataCTATATACTATAAGACTACGCAGTTCAACTGTCAATCATCAAGTTCAAGAAGGAGCTCATCCACATCCTTCCCTGGGTCCAAGCCAATTTCTGCTTCCAGGTTCCCTCCTGAGATTTCCCCCATGAACTTTTCCAAGTCATCTTCTACAGATAAGGGGGTCTTCCCAGCCCCagtggagctcagctgctgcacttTGGCCACCGACTGGAAAGAAGCTGAACTCGAGTCCTCCGACTGCTCCACAGAGTCTGCTtggcttcccagctgcagttcCAGGCTTGGGAGAGCAAGGAGGAGAACAATCAGCACACAACATCTCTTAACTGGAGGTACTTATTATTCCTGTGTTGGATTTGGGCATTCTTGAGCCCAACCCCCTGATCCTTCCCACACACCAGAGAGTTTCTGGCTGACGGCAAGACAAAGTGCTGAAGCAAAAGAAGTTGTGCTCCTCACCTGCTGGGGGGTTTCTCTGTGCCAGGCTTGGTGAGCAGGCTGACCTccggcagggctggagcagcagcctggcaagaaggaagacaaagtcAAGGATTCCTCAGGAGATCCTTCCTCTGCAGCgcttctccttcagcactgctgagcctgAACCCAACACGGGGGGCCAAGGGGCTCCAGAAGGACGTCAACAACCAcgggaaggctgcagagcacctcAGCTCTTTGCAACAACGCAGCAGGAATGGACCAATCCCTTCACGCCACACAGGaatcccagggctgcagagcattgtgcacacactgccattcagccagcatcctgcacacagccactGCTTTGCAAGGAAACCTGCACAACCTTTCAGTTCTCCAcgctttctgcagcacttgcatCTCAGGCTGAGCCTGACCAGGACAGCACTGACGCTTCCTCCCCTCCTtaccaaagctgcttttttagctGGAGGCTCCTCATCTTCAGTGCTACTCAGAGGCTTCCCAGCTGCCACAGCAGAGCGAGAGATCTCAGCAGCCTTCCGCTTCCGTGCTCGCTTCCTGGGGGTGCTGGCTTTGCCATCCCAAGGCTTCACACACACCTGGCACTTGGCTACAGGAAGAAGAGACAGCTGCTACCATTGTGCCTCCAGAGGACAAGGGAAACAGCCCtacagcaggagaaagcaaCACACGGTCCCTTTAGACTTTTACCTTGGACTGgttcttcagcagcagatggCACAGCAGCCGGCACAGCAGCCACgtcctccttcagcttctctgcttctctcagttgcagcttctcctttcttgtcCCCTCCAGGCTCTTGGCTTGAGCCTTAGAATTTGGTGTACTCTGATCCGAGGgctaaaaagaaacacagcaagtgCAAACTAAGAACAAACACCAGGGAGAGTGTATGAAGGAAACACTGGAACACTGTTTCAAACGTGTGCAATTAACAAAGGGGACTCACCTCTGCGGGTGCAGAGACAGCTTTGGGAGAAGCCCTGCTCTGTTCCACagtctcttcctcttctcttccaggtgctttcaaacaaggaaaaagaaaatcccttgGTCAACAGCAAGCAGATCAAGAAACCTGAGTGCCCGTGTTTCCTCCATCTGCTTCTTTCCTCCCATTCAAtaacaaagcacagagagaggagACAGCAGCAGTCCAGACATGACCCAAGCATTTGGTAAGAAAGAGCCCAGGCAGTTGGAAGCCAACTCCATTTGCTTGACAGGGGCAGCACTTGAGCAGAGCAGACAGTAAAGCAGCTGGTTACCTGCTGGCTTTGTGATGCGCAGCAACTTCCTCCCTGCTGGGGCAGGcccgggctgtgctgctgctgctggcaccttTTCCCCGCTCTGCTGCATCCGCAGGGCTTTCTCCTGCTTGATTTCTTCCAAGCTTTTCATACGCACTTCTTCCAGTGCCTTGATTGGACGCGCTGGCTCTTCCAGTTTCACTTGGCCAGGCACAGATGGACGCACAAGTCTCCGCTTCTTGCGCTCACCCTCAGCTCTCttctcaggcagcagctcttctccttttggCTTCTCCTCTTCCAgccctttgtgtttcctttcagccAGGGCTTCCCACAAGGTTTGCATGGGAACTGCAGGGGAAGGCCTCAGCCCGGAGCTGGGATCCTCCACCTTACAGCACCCTTCTGCCTGGGGGGCAGCTGGGCTTTCTCCTCGCTGATGAGCTCTCTCAAGACGGATCTCTTCCAGAGTTTTCACGTGGATCTCCCCTGCTGGCTTGGCACCCTTCTCTGtcagcagcaagaaaggagaagcgCAAGGATGTCATACCTGCTTATCATCTGTCTGAGCACTAGTACGGCCCTGTCTCTCCTTCAGAGACTTCACGCCTTCAaccacagagcagaacaaagcagggatgctgcatcaatgccagctctgtgctcccgtTTCCAAACggggcaggaaaaagaagttcagaTCCCAGGGATGAAGAGCTCAGCAAGCACGCAAAGAGAACgctgccaggaaagaagaagcagaaagcctAGAGAATctgtgcagcaaacacagaCGACCATttacctctccttgctgctctgccaacCTCGATCCTCTTCCCCAGCCTTTCTGCAAGGCTGCGCTTCAGCGGAAGGCCGCTGACATCagctacagagagaaaacaacaacattcctCAGCTCATTTCTTGGGAGAAAGGTTTCTACAACAGTCAACCACAAACTTGGTTTCTTCCAAGGGGATGTTCTCAGATTCACCTTTCAGCTGCTACACTTGTGTGCCACTTGGAGTCATCACAGACCCACCACAcactttcctccctcctccttcagcCATGCCCTCCCATTGACGTGCAGGCAGCCAAACAACAGCTCACAAGCAGCCCTTACCTACAGAGGATTTCCGTTTTCCAGGTTTCTCAGCAGGATTCAATCGAACCACGAGCTCCTGCcctaaaacaaaggaaaacaaagggctTCTTTGACAGAAACCAGCAGCCAACAGAATGACTGTCCTGTCAGCTCATTGCCCACCCAATTAAAAACATACACCCAAAAGACACCACTtggacagcagcaccagcagactAACATGGCCCAACTAACATGGCCCAACTACCTTGACTGTTACTGATCCCTTCCACTTAGGAGCcaccaaatgcaaacaaaggtaCTCAGCATTACCCGGCTTTGCAGACAGCGTCACAGTTCTGACCACTGTCCGCACCTTCTCCTCTGGCACAGGAACAGTCCGAGATTGGAGCGGATGAGCAGGAACTCCTGAAGGCCCTTCTGATCCAAGGGAACAAACAGACAGTGTTTAcaaccaggaaaagaaaagccactgccaacaacaaaaaccaacctgaCAGAACCGTCACAAAGACCAAAGCGCATTTGTTACTCATCGCTGTCCAAGATGCAACAACCACTGCACGTCCATAAGAGAGGTGACCAATTGGCCTCCAATTTGCTCTTGCAGTTCCCATCTAGAAGAGCAGCTGTCTGGATCTCAAACACCACGTTGCATGCTGAAGGAGCTCGATACCCCCAGCTAAAAATCCAAGTCTATCTCTCATGTAGCTCCCAGCCACCAgcaactgctgctccaaaagcagcagtgcaagATCAAGGTTCCCTTCTGTGAACGGCTCTATTCCCCAACACAGTGCCAGCTATCTGGCTATGATCAGAAGGATCACAAAGTAGGGCACATGAACTCACCgcttggttgttttcttttgtcctttagTTTCTTCCCTTTGATTCCTTCAGGTGTTTTGATTCCAGCATTCAAAGTGTCATCTGggaacacagagcagtgaatGAGACTGAGGGACAGAGGCACACGCTGAggaccacagctctgcaaactgCCTCCTGCTCAGAAGCAGCCATAAGAAACCCTGTCAGCAACCCTAcgttctgttgtgtttgtgcaATGAATTGCTTTGGAGTGAATTGGCAAGTCCTTCTGATTCATCCTGCAATACCTTGTTTGGTATCAGCATTCGATTTCCCAGTGGAAACGATCTGCAAtccatcctgcttttcttcagctggttgctggacagctggttttgtttcttctcccttctcagcaAGCTGGtctggagagggaaagaaacaatcaGCCTCTTCAGTTACGCAGTAGGAATTCAATCACATTTCCCACCTTTATGCAGCTCATACAATGACACTTCAGCCCACAGTTCATATTCTTAAGGACAAACCTAGTGATTACAGATGGGTTCCTTATTTCAACAGCCGTACTTACCTGGTAAACCCACAGAAGCAGTCTAAGATTCCAACCATAAGATCAAAAGCCACATTCAagatccaaagcagcagcaaccacactcaccatcagcatcaccatctgcagcattgattccagctgcaggatgtgtaGGGCTGGGGACATCCTTGGAGTTGTCCCCTTCCATCACTGCCCTCAACTGTGGAGAGGGATTGGACTGCACGGAaagcttgctctgctgcagtgttggcTGAGCTGCCTTCAGATCGTCGCCTGCAGACTCTGCTGGACTTGGCAGCGCAgctacaggaaggaaaggatcaTCAGGAATGGAAAACTTGCATCCTAACCTTACAAGCACTGCACAAAGATGGCAGGCAAGGCTGAAAACCCGCACAGATCAATGCTGAGTCTCCAGTTGCCCATCCACCCGTCTActctgggaagaaagaaatcccCCCCTACACAACATTCATCTCCCTGTCACCCAGTCAAAGCTTCATTGCAGGCAAACAACCTGCAAGGCAAAGGccacaggagcagagagaagccGAGCAGGCAAGACAAAACTGAACTCTCAGAAGCACCCAAAGTTCAGCTGGGCACCCATCTATCAGCTCACCATGAACGTTCCCTGGCACTCTTGACCACACTACACCCACCTGTGAGCAATAGAGTTCATCTTTCGTCCCTAACCAAGACCAACTCACTTTGGCTGGGTGGTAAGAAAAGCCCATTGAGGTGCCGCCCCTTGGTGTGATGAAAGGCACAGTTGGATTTCTGGCAGCCTCCTGGCTGGTTCTCCCAGTAGCAGGGAATCTCACTGCGTTTTTTCTGAGGacggaaaggaagaaaagctgctggtcATGCGGACCTCAGATTTGCAAAGGGAGACTGAGCTGCAGATGATGCCAGTGAGCAGACTGCCACAAAGCAGCACTCCAACACCACTCTGAAGCGTGCGCAGGCTGGGAGCACCGGGCTCACTCAGCTTTCCTAGCATGCTGTGGGTGAGGACACCAGTTGAGAAGGGCTTCAACTAACACACCTTGCAGAATGCCTGTCTGATGCATGTGCTTCTTTAGCAGCTGTGGACAGAACACTGTTGGGATCTACTACAGGAATGTCCTGCTCTGATTTACCAATGCCATTGagctctcttccctctgcttcctcccagccccctcTTCACAATTTCAACCATCCTCCTTTCAAAGGAAATGGAACCTAATCTGCACAAGCCCATTCAGCCCAGCTGAAGCAATGAGAAGTGGGTTTGGTGATGAACTCTGAGCAGCCAACACTCACCTGGATCTTCATGTGCCTGAACCTGCAGACCTTCCTGAAGCAGCGGCCCTCCTTCCACAGCGTGCAGATGGTTTCATTGCCCAAAGCAGCTTCACAGTGCCGGAAGCGACACTTGTCTCCCTGGAACCCAATggaaacacagagaggaaaatgcaataGTACAACCTGAGAACTGGCCGTGCTTTGAGCTCATTTGTAGCCAGTTGCCCTATTGCGCAATGCAATGAGTTATTCAGTTTGCCCAAGATCAGTGATGCTTCTACCTATTGCACCCCATCCTCTAAACTGAaggactgaaagaaatgaaggaaagaacCCAAGCAGACCTTGTTACAAGTGGAATAGAAGTAGAAATAGCAATCCTCTCCGTTCTTCGACATGCTGGACGAGCTCccagaagcagttctgctctcggggatctctgtgcagctcttcctctgctctctcaaAGAGCTGGCTCGTGCTCCCTTGCACTGAGCGTCTTCTACTGCCTTGATCAGTGAAATCTTTTGTTGAGAAGGAACCctgagcaaaacagcaacaagcagaaaagaatgaggaatgcCCACCCATCTTCCCAGCTTTCTCCTGTTCGTTCCATCAGTCTCTCAGGAGCAGTTGTTTCCAAACATTTCCCTCCTCAGCACTGGTCAAACTAGAGGAACATCAGCCTGACTCAGCACGGAGCCCCTGGGGGTGCACGGCTGCAAGGCCTCCAATGGAGCCCCTCCAACTGGATGGCAaagtttccttccctcctccaatcCCGATAGAAATGCTGCCTTGTTACCTTTAGTACCTTCCCATCAGATTCCTCTCTGGCACATTCCTATGCTCCTAACaacctcagtgctgcccagcacagacgCCGGGCACCAACACGGCTCTGGACTCTGCACCGTGGAACAGccacccagctcagcacttctgttctgctcacaaTGGGAAGGGTTCTGGAATCGGGAGCATCAAGTGCACTAGAAATACCTCACGTCCCTCCGTTCCTTACGAGCCCTTCCCTTTGGAAACAAGAGAACCCCAGACACATCTGTTAGCACAGCAGCCCAAATGCTAACCAGAAACCAAGCACGGAGCCCTGAGAGCTACAGCCCTTGGCACCTGGCAGTGCCATGAAGGGTTGGAAAGG
Encoded here:
- the LOC140265416 gene encoding zinc finger CCCH domain-containing protein 11A-like, yielding MSKNGEDCYFYFYSTCNKGDKCRFRHCEAALGNETICTLWKEGRCFRKVCRFRHMKIQKKRSEIPCYWENQPGGCQKSNCAFHHTKGRHLNGLFLPPSQTALPSPAESAGDDLKAAQPTLQQSKLSVQSNPSPQLRAVMEGDNSKDVPSPTHPAAGINAADGDADGEYQLAEKGEETKPAVQQPAEEKQDGLQIVSTGKSNADTKQDDTLNAGIKTPEGIKGKKLKDKRKQPSEGPSGVPAHPLQSRTVPVPEEKVRTVVRTVTLSAKPGQELVVRLNPAEKPGKRKSSVADVSGLPLKRSLAERLGKRIEVGRAARREKGAKPAGEIHVKTLEEIRLERAHQRGESPAAPQAEGCCKVEDPSSGLRPSPAVPMQTLWEALAERKHKGLEEEKPKGEELLPEKRAEGERKKRRLVRPSVPGQVKLEEPARPIKALEEVRMKSLEEIKQEKALRMQQSGEKVPAAAAQPGPAPAGRKLLRITKPAAPGREEEETVEQSRASPKAVSAPAEPSDQSTPNSKAQAKSLEGTRKEKLQLREAEKLKEDVAAVPAAVPSAAEEPVQAKCQVCVKPWDGKASTPRKRARKRKAAEISRSAVAAGKPLSSTEDEEPPAKKAALAAAPALPEVSLLTKPGTEKPPSSLELQLGSQADSVEQSEDSSSASFQSVAKVQQLSSTGAGKTPLSVEDDLEKFMGEISGGNLEAEIGLDPGKDVDELLLELDD